Proteins found in one Candidatus Methylomirabilota bacterium genomic segment:
- the serA gene encoding phosphoglycerate dehydrogenase → MKVLVIDAIAPEGLAFLRERGFQVDEVSSKLPREELLARLGDYEAIITRSSTTVTPEFLAHTRRLRILGRAGVGVDNIDVDACSRQGVVVVNAPYGNVVSAAEHTVGMLLALVRKIPFANETLKGGTWDRAVYGTELFRKTAGVIGLGKVGSRVAARLRAFDMTVLVYDPYIPESRARELGVRLTDLGTVLAQSDVITVHVPLTEETENLLSAREIALMKPGVRLVNCARGGIVHEGDLLAALDSGRVAGAAVDVWSEEPPVSDLVKRLIAHPRLVGTPHLGANTSEAQVNVAVDVAREIAAFRDGELVEHAVNIPVGDRESMAEQRPFLALAETLGRFCVQLERDNVERVDVEVAGHVGRRDPELIARAVLKGLLGKVTAQAVNLVNAHLVARERGVAVAVRADEAAGSGYTNLVTVTTHAGAGRKIIAGTVFDGTPRIVRLRDLHIEFIPEGHILVLSYEDRPGMVGKIGSILGRHNVNIASMHVGRRTRRGGAIVVLLLDEAVTPEVMEEVSKAVEADFTRLIRLDP, encoded by the coding sequence ATGAAGGTGCTGGTGATCGACGCGATCGCGCCTGAGGGGCTTGCCTTCCTCCGCGAGCGCGGCTTCCAGGTCGACGAGGTCTCGAGCAAACTGCCGCGCGAGGAGCTGCTGGCGCGGCTCGGCGACTACGAGGCCATCATCACCCGGTCTTCCACCACCGTCACTCCGGAGTTCCTCGCCCACACGCGGCGCCTGCGCATCCTCGGACGTGCGGGCGTGGGCGTGGACAACATCGACGTCGATGCCTGCTCGCGCCAGGGCGTGGTGGTCGTCAACGCCCCCTACGGCAACGTGGTGTCGGCCGCCGAGCACACCGTGGGCATGCTCCTGGCGCTGGTGCGGAAGATCCCGTTCGCCAACGAGACCCTCAAGGGCGGTACGTGGGATCGCGCGGTGTATGGGACCGAGCTGTTCCGCAAGACGGCCGGGGTGATCGGCCTCGGCAAGGTGGGCTCGCGGGTGGCCGCGCGGCTGCGCGCCTTCGACATGACGGTGCTCGTCTACGATCCGTACATCCCCGAGAGCCGCGCCCGCGAGCTCGGCGTCCGGCTCACCGATCTCGGGACGGTGCTGGCCCAGTCCGACGTGATCACCGTGCACGTGCCATTGACGGAGGAGACCGAGAACCTCCTCTCCGCCCGCGAGATCGCGCTCATGAAGCCCGGGGTGCGACTGGTCAACTGCGCGCGGGGCGGGATCGTCCACGAGGGCGATCTCCTCGCCGCGCTCGACTCGGGCCGGGTGGCGGGGGCGGCGGTGGACGTCTGGTCCGAAGAGCCGCCGGTTTCCGATCTCGTCAAGCGATTGATCGCGCACCCGCGGCTGGTGGGCACGCCGCATCTCGGCGCCAACACCTCCGAGGCCCAGGTGAACGTGGCGGTGGACGTGGCGCGGGAGATCGCCGCGTTCCGCGACGGCGAGCTCGTCGAGCACGCGGTGAACATCCCGGTGGGTGATCGGGAGAGCATGGCCGAGCAGCGGCCGTTTCTCGCGCTGGCGGAGACCCTGGGCCGCTTCTGCGTGCAGCTCGAGCGCGACAACGTCGAGCGCGTCGACGTGGAGGTGGCGGGTCACGTGGGCCGCCGCGACCCCGAGCTGATCGCGCGCGCGGTGCTGAAGGGGCTCCTCGGCAAGGTCACCGCGCAGGCGGTCAACCTGGTGAACGCGCACCTGGTGGCCCGCGAGCGCGGGGTGGCGGTGGCGGTGCGCGCCGACGAGGCCGCGGGGTCGGGCTACACCAACCTCGTGACCGTCACCACCCACGCCGGCGCCGGCCGCAAGATCATCGCGGGCACCGTCTTCGACGGGACGCCTCGCATCGTGCGGCTCCGCGACCTGCACATCGAGTTCATCCCCGAGGGCCACATCCTGGTGCTCTCCTACGAGGACCGGCCGGGCATGGTCGGCAAGATCGGCTCCATCCTCGGCCGGCACAACGTCAACATCGCCTCGATGCACGTGGGTCGGCGGACGCGGCGCGGCGGCGCCATCGTGGTGCTGCTGCTCGACGAGGCGGTCACGCCCGAGGTGATGGAGGAAGTGTCCAAGGCGGTGGAGGCCGACTTCACTCGCCTCATCCGGCTCGACCCGTGA